The following coding sequences lie in one Alicyclobacillus curvatus genomic window:
- a CDS encoding type II toxin-antitoxin system HicB family antitoxin yields MMEKDLDYYMSLPYAITVIPDPQSGGYVAKINELPGCITQAESLPELMNMIQDAKRCWLDGALQDGIEIPEPIDFIDAEPSKFLLRLPKSLQRDLAARAKLEGVSLNQYMLYQLARSVGPTSMQGPAQDEMAATVTG; encoded by the coding sequence TTGATGGAGAAGGATTTGGATTATTATATGTCATTGCCATATGCCATCACGGTGATTCCGGATCCCCAATCAGGGGGCTATGTAGCAAAGATAAATGAGTTACCCGGCTGCATTACGCAAGCGGAGTCGCTACCTGAATTGATGAATATGATTCAAGATGCAAAGCGTTGCTGGTTAGACGGCGCACTGCAGGATGGTATTGAAATTCCTGAACCAATTGACTTCATTGATGCCGAACCCAGCAAATTTCTATTGCGTTTGCCAAAATCGCTTCAACGTGATTTGGCTGCCAGAGCAAAGTTGGAGGGTGTAAGTCTTAACCAGTACATGCTTTACCAGCTTGCGCGTTCGGTGGGACCTACAAGCATGCAAGGTCCTGCACAGGATGAGATGGCAGCAACCGTGACCGGATGA